The Thermus oshimai DSM 12092 genome includes a window with the following:
- a CDS encoding PrkA family serine protein kinase, whose protein sequence is MTELDFIRQRQDVEAYRALSWEGSFADYLRLLKEDPRPLRTSFQRVYDMILSHGVEERTLFKEKLLHYPFFDDPFEGGRDAVFGLDKPLMRLVATLKAAAHRLGPERRILLLHGPVGSAKSTIARLLKKGLEAYSRTEEGRLYTFYWKAEEGPFPCPMHEEPLHLLPPELREAFLEELRRLHPDYPYPLEVEGDLCPACRFQMREALARHGGDLAAVLEKEIVVKRLVLSEKDRVGIGTFQPKDEKNQDSTELTGDINYRKVAIYGSDSDPRAFNFDGELNIANRGLVEFIEILKLDVAFLYDLLTASQEHKIKSKKFAQTDIDEIVLGHTNEPEYRKLQANEYMEALRDRTIKIDVPYILRVSDEVRIYQRDFAKTRGKHIAPHTLEMAATWAVLTRLEPPRRAGLTLMQKLKLYDGRLLPGWTEEAVRELMAEAKREGLEGISPRYIQDKISNVLVTSEEPCINPFMVLNELEEGLKHHSLISDEKTRERYRALLQEVKAEYAEIVKNEVQRAIAADEEALNRLFHNYIDHVKAYVLGEKVKNPYTGSPEPPNERLMRSIEERIDIPESRKDDFRREIMNYIGAMALEGRQFTYKDNDRLRRALELKLFEDQKDTIRLSALVSGVVDPETQAKIDVVKARLIRDHGYCQHCAAGVLEFAASLFARSER, encoded by the coding sequence ATGACGGAGCTGGACTTCATCCGCCAGCGCCAGGACGTAGAGGCCTACCGGGCCTTAAGCTGGGAGGGGAGCTTCGCCGACTACCTCCGCCTCCTCAAGGAGGACCCGAGGCCCCTAAGGACCAGCTTCCAGCGGGTCTACGACATGATCCTCTCCCACGGGGTGGAGGAGCGCACCCTCTTTAAGGAGAAGCTCCTCCACTACCCCTTCTTTGACGACCCCTTTGAGGGGGGACGGGACGCGGTCTTCGGGCTGGACAAGCCCCTCATGCGCCTGGTGGCCACCCTAAAAGCCGCCGCCCACCGCCTGGGGCCGGAGCGGCGCATCCTCCTCCTCCACGGGCCCGTGGGCTCGGCCAAGAGCACCATCGCCCGCCTCCTCAAGAAGGGCCTCGAGGCCTACAGCCGCACGGAGGAGGGCCGGCTTTACACCTTCTACTGGAAGGCGGAGGAGGGCCCCTTCCCCTGCCCCATGCACGAGGAGCCCCTCCACCTCCTCCCCCCCGAGCTCCGGGAGGCCTTTTTGGAGGAGCTAAGGCGCCTCCACCCAGACTACCCCTACCCCCTGGAGGTGGAGGGCGACCTCTGCCCCGCCTGCCGCTTCCAGATGCGGGAGGCCCTGGCCCGGCACGGGGGGGACCTGGCGGCGGTCCTGGAAAAGGAGATCGTGGTGAAGCGCCTGGTCCTTTCCGAGAAGGACCGGGTGGGGATCGGCACCTTCCAGCCCAAGGACGAGAAGAACCAGGACTCCACCGAGCTCACCGGGGACATCAACTACCGCAAGGTGGCCATCTACGGCTCGGACTCCGACCCCCGGGCCTTCAACTTTGACGGGGAGCTGAACATCGCCAACCGGGGGCTGGTGGAGTTCATCGAGATCCTCAAGCTGGACGTGGCCTTCCTCTACGACCTCCTCACCGCAAGCCAGGAGCACAAGATCAAGTCCAAGAAGTTCGCCCAGACGGACATCGACGAGATTGTACTTGGGCACACAAATGAACCTGAGTACAGAAAACTCCAGGCCAACGAGTACATGGAGGCCCTGCGGGACCGGACCATCAAGATCGACGTGCCCTACATCCTCCGGGTGTCCGACGAGGTGAGGATCTACCAGCGGGACTTCGCCAAGACGCGGGGGAAGCACATCGCCCCCCACACCCTGGAGATGGCCGCCACCTGGGCCGTCCTCACCCGCCTCGAGCCCCCAAGGCGGGCCGGGCTCACCCTCATGCAGAAGCTCAAGCTCTACGACGGCCGCCTCCTCCCCGGATGGACGGAAGAGGCGGTGCGGGAGCTCATGGCCGAGGCCAAGCGGGAAGGCCTGGAGGGGATCAGCCCCCGCTACATCCAAGACAAGATCTCCAACGTCCTGGTCACCTCCGAGGAGCCCTGCATCAACCCCTTCATGGTCCTGAACGAGCTGGAGGAGGGCCTAAAGCACCACTCCCTCATCTCCGACGAGAAGACCCGCGAGCGCTACCGGGCCCTTCTCCAGGAGGTGAAGGCGGAGTACGCGGAGATCGTGAAGAACGAGGTGCAGCGGGCCATCGCCGCGGACGAGGAGGCCCTGAACCGCCTCTTCCACAACTACATCGACCACGTGAAGGCCTACGTCCTGGGGGAGAAGGTGAAAAACCCCTACACCGGAAGCCCCGAGCCCCCCAACGAGCGGCTCATGCGCTCCATAGAGGAACGCATAGACATCCCCGAGTCCCGCAAGGACGACTTCCGCCGGGAGATCATGAACTACATCGGGGCCATGGCCCTGGAGGGGCGGCAGTTCACCTACAAGGACAACGACCGCCTGCGCCGGGCCCTGGAGCTCAAGCTCTTTGAGGACCAGAAGGACACCATAAGGCTTTCCGCCCTGGTTTCGGGGGTGGTGGACCCGGAGACCCAGGCCAAGATCGACGTGGTGAAGGCCCGGCTCATCCGGGACCACGGCTACTGCCAGCACTGCGCCGCCGGGGTCCTGGAGTTCGCCGCCTCCCTCTTTGCGAGAAGCGAGCGATGA
- a CDS encoding CPBP family intramembrane glutamic endopeptidase, whose amino-acid sequence MKGPLAFLLLLQGGLLLLGGGGMLLLGFPWGPKDPWVDLGLAGALFLLLFGLEALFGRLFPASFKEAEALHRALGLALRRAGLGPMALLFLALLSALSEEVFFRGFLQSLLSGWVGGWGVLLQALLFALFHPAPRAAWAYPLYTGVAGVLFGLAYALSGSLLPGVLAHFLHNARGFYEIARQA is encoded by the coding sequence TTGAAGGGGCCCCTGGCCTTCCTCCTCCTCCTGCAGGGGGGGCTTCTCCTCCTGGGGGGAGGGGGAATGCTCCTCCTGGGCTTCCCCTGGGGGCCCAAGGACCCGTGGGTGGACCTGGGGCTTGCGGGGGCGCTTTTCCTCCTCCTTTTCGGCCTGGAGGCCCTTTTCGGCCGCCTCTTCCCCGCCTCCTTTAAGGAGGCGGAGGCCCTCCACCGGGCCCTGGGGCTCGCCCTAAGGCGGGCAGGGCTTGGGCCCATGGCCCTCCTCTTCCTGGCCCTCCTCTCCGCCTTGAGCGAGGAGGTCTTCTTCCGGGGCTTCCTGCAAAGCCTCCTCTCGGGGTGGGTGGGGGGGTGGGGGGTCCTCCTCCAGGCCCTCCTCTTCGCCCTCTTCCACCCCGCCCCCCGGGCGGCCTGGGCCTACCCCCTTTACACCGGGGTGGCGGGGGTCCTGTTCGGTCTGGCCTACGCCCTCTCGGGAAGCCTCCTCCCGGGGGTTTTGGCCCACTTTCTCCACAACGCCCGCGGATTTTACGAGATCGCCCGCCAGGCGTAG
- a CDS encoding Lrp/AsnC family transcriptional regulator, protein MITAFVLIRAKGQRIGALGEAIAEIPQVAEVYSVTGPYDLIALLRLKDLEELDQVVTQGILGLDGVERTETLLGFRAYPRKLLDQGFALGEG, encoded by the coding sequence GTGATCACGGCCTTCGTGCTCATCCGGGCTAAGGGCCAGAGGATAGGGGCCCTGGGGGAGGCCATCGCGGAGATCCCTCAGGTGGCCGAGGTGTACTCCGTCACCGGGCCCTACGACCTCATCGCCCTCCTCCGGCTTAAAGACCTCGAGGAGCTGGACCAGGTGGTCACCCAGGGCATCCTGGGCCTGGACGGGGTGGAGCGCACAGAAACCCTCCTGGGCTTCCGGGCTTACCCCAGGAAGCTCCTGGACCAGGGCTTTGCCCTGGGGGAAGGTTGA
- a CDS encoding metallophosphoesterase → MRVFAIADPHLSRLHPKPMTVFGPAWAGHPEAFFRGWRRVVGPEDLVLVPGDISWAMRLGEALPDLLDLAALPGKKVLLKGNHDYWWPSISRLRAVLPPGMYALQNDALVLEGVAVAGTRGWQYPPETEEEARVFAREVERLKLSLKALEGQDYRKLVVAFHFPPFGPKGEASPLLELAAEAGPQAIVYGHLHGADPERLPQAYRGIPLHLVAADALGFQPKLILEDA, encoded by the coding sequence ATGCGGGTCTTCGCCATCGCCGACCCCCACCTCTCCCGGCTCCACCCCAAGCCCATGACCGTCTTTGGGCCGGCCTGGGCGGGGCACCCCGAGGCCTTCTTCCGGGGCTGGCGGCGGGTGGTGGGCCCGGAGGATCTGGTCCTCGTCCCCGGGGACATCTCCTGGGCCATGCGCCTAGGGGAGGCCCTCCCCGACCTTTTGGACCTCGCGGCCCTCCCCGGGAAAAAGGTTCTCCTGAAAGGAAACCACGACTACTGGTGGCCCTCCATCAGCCGCTTAAGGGCCGTCCTCCCCCCGGGGATGTACGCCCTGCAGAACGACGCCCTGGTGCTGGAGGGGGTGGCGGTGGCGGGAACGCGGGGCTGGCAGTACCCCCCGGAGACGGAGGAGGAGGCCCGCGTCTTCGCCCGGGAGGTGGAAAGGCTCAAGCTCTCCCTGAAGGCTTTGGAGGGGCAGGACTACAGGAAGCTGGTGGTGGCCTTCCACTTCCCCCCCTTCGGACCCAAGGGGGAGGCCTCGCCCCTTTTGGAGCTTGCGGCGGAGGCGGGCCCCCAGGCCATCGTCTACGGCCACCTGCACGGGGCCGACCCCGAGAGGCTCCCCCAGGCCTACCGGGGCATCCCCCTCCACCTGGTGGCCGCGGACGCCCTGGGCTTCCAGCCCAAGCTCATCCTGGAAGACGCATAA
- a CDS encoding regulatory protein RecX yields MGAYQEAMAYALRLLAGRAYSEGRLREKLSARFPEEAVAEVLERLKAMGYLDDRAFARAFVDTHRKYGPLKLKALLLARGVPEEVAEEAVGEASLEDALKVLLRYPHRKDKAKAVRFLLGRGFPLGVALEAYRLAQEEEKG; encoded by the coding sequence ATGGGGGCCTACCAGGAGGCCATGGCCTACGCCTTAAGGCTCCTTGCGGGGCGGGCCTACAGCGAAGGGCGCCTTAGGGAGAAGCTCTCCGCCCGCTTTCCAGAGGAGGCGGTGGCGGAGGTCCTGGAGCGCCTTAAGGCCATGGGCTACCTGGACGATAGGGCCTTCGCCCGCGCGTTTGTGGACACCCACCGCAAGTACGGGCCCTTGAAGCTCAAGGCCCTCCTCCTGGCCCGGGGGGTCCCCGAGGAGGTGGCGGAGGAGGCGGTGGGGGAGGCCTCCCTCGAGGACGCCCTAAAGGTCCTCCTCCGCTACCCCCACCGGAAGGACAAGGCCAAGGCGGTGCGCTTCCTCCTGGGGCGGGGTTTCCCCTTGGGGGTGGCCCTCGAGGCCTACCGGCTTGCCCAGGAGGAGGAAAAGGGGTAA
- a CDS encoding type II toxin-antitoxin system RatA family toxin, protein MPEVRAERFIPAPPEKVYALAKDLEGLKPYLKEVETLRVLAQEGHRTKSEWVAVAMGKKVRWLEEEEWDDAGLKNRFWSPEGDFDRYEGTWAFLPEGEGTRVVLTLTYELTIPIFGGLLQKLVQKLMQENIESLLKGLEERVLAS, encoded by the coding sequence ATGCCTGAGGTTCGCGCCGAACGCTTCATCCCCGCCCCCCCGGAGAAGGTCTACGCCCTGGCCAAGGACCTGGAGGGCCTCAAGCCCTACCTCAAGGAGGTGGAGACCCTTCGGGTCCTGGCCCAGGAGGGCCACCGCACCAAAAGCGAGTGGGTGGCGGTGGCCATGGGCAAGAAGGTGCGCTGGCTGGAGGAGGAGGAGTGGGACGACGCCGGGCTTAAGAACCGGTTCTGGTCCCCCGAGGGGGACTTTGACCGCTACGAGGGCACCTGGGCCTTCCTCCCCGAGGGGGAGGGCACCCGGGTGGTCCTCACCCTCACCTACGAGCTCACCATCCCCATCTTTGGGGGCCTGTTGCAGAAGCTGGTGCAGAAGCTCATGCAGGAGAACATAGAAAGCCTGCTGAAGGGCCTGGAGGAGCGGGTTTTGGCCTCCTAA
- the recO gene encoding DNA repair protein RecO, with the protein MDRRQPYRTEEGIVVGRKVLPQGDLLLRFVTPGGSLEALAKKGSRPTGRSGRLSLFHHVRFQLYAKEEALPLLTQAELLGKLFGLEEPRRFLLAGFLAELAYRLASPEAAGRVWPVFVSGLRGIAKHENPLLPLVWAGWRVVKAGGLAPDLRGEGERLKEGRLGAEGVYLGPKGVEALWAILHLPGGEALGHLEEAPLERLFLALKAHAEAALGPLQAGALLG; encoded by the coding sequence GTGGACCGGCGGCAACCCTACCGCACGGAGGAGGGCATCGTGGTGGGGCGGAAGGTCCTGCCCCAGGGCGACCTCCTCCTGCGCTTCGTGACGCCGGGGGGGAGCCTCGAGGCCCTGGCCAAGAAGGGAAGCCGCCCCACCGGGCGCTCGGGGCGGCTTTCCCTTTTCCACCACGTGCGCTTCCAGCTCTACGCCAAGGAGGAGGCCCTCCCCCTCCTCACCCAGGCGGAGCTTTTGGGGAAGCTCTTCGGCCTGGAAGAACCCCGGCGCTTCCTCCTGGCGGGCTTCCTCGCCGAGCTGGCCTACCGCCTGGCCTCCCCCGAGGCGGCGGGGCGGGTTTGGCCGGTCTTCGTTTCGGGCCTTAGGGGCATCGCCAAGCACGAAAACCCCCTCCTTCCCCTGGTCTGGGCGGGCTGGCGGGTGGTGAAGGCGGGGGGGCTCGCCCCCGACCTCCGGGGAGAGGGGGAGCGCCTGAAGGAGGGGCGGCTGGGGGCGGAAGGGGTCTACCTGGGCCCCAAGGGGGTGGAGGCCCTCTGGGCCATCCTCCACCTGCCCGGGGGGGAAGCGTTGGGCCACCTGGAGGAGGCCCCTTTGGAGAGGCTCTTCCTGGCCCTCAAGGCCCACGCGGAGGCCGCTTTAGGCCCCCTGCAGGCGGGGGCCCTTTTGGGTTAG
- a CDS encoding DsrE family protein, which yields MNGISRRWLLRVSALLGASSLLRAQANERVEYAQFKKETPVAVVYHADFGDPTRFGQMLTNIANHLSVYDNDPFKIRIVVVAHGAGVHPFLKDLEGTPWASTQYDREALFGRIRQLAQLGVEFYICEITFTRNNIPKDKLRPDDFIKWVPSGVGALGEFQSKGYAYIKVG from the coding sequence GTGAACGGGATCAGCCGCAGGTGGCTTCTTCGGGTGTCGGCGCTTCTCGGGGCTTCGTCCCTGCTCAGGGCCCAGGCCAACGAGCGGGTGGAGTACGCCCAATTCAAGAAGGAAACCCCGGTGGCCGTGGTCTACCACGCGGACTTTGGGGACCCCACCCGCTTCGGCCAGATGCTCACCAACATCGCCAACCACCTTTCCGTCTACGACAACGACCCCTTCAAGATCCGCATCGTGGTGGTGGCCCACGGGGCCGGGGTACACCCCTTCTTGAAGGACCTGGAAGGAACCCCCTGGGCCAGCACCCAGTACGACCGGGAGGCCCTTTTCGGCCGCATCCGCCAGCTGGCCCAGCTGGGGGTGGAGTTCTACATCTGCGAGATCACCTTCACCCGCAACAACATCCCCAAGGACAAGCTCCGCCCGGACGATTTCATCAAGTGGGTGCCCTCGGGCGTGGGGGCTTTGGGGGAGTTCCAGAGCAAGGGCTACGCCTACATCAAGGTGGGCTAG
- a CDS encoding TIGR00282 family metallophosphoesterase — protein sequence MRVLFIGDVMAEPGLRAVALHLPDIRAHYDLVIANGENAARGKGLDKRAYRRLREAGVDLVSLGNHAWDHKEVYELLETEPVVRALNYPPGTPGRGWWRLEAGGESLLFVQVMGRVFMDPLDDPFRALDRLLLEERADYVLVEVHAEATSEKMALAHYLDGRVSAVLGTHTHVPTLDAGPLPKGTLYQTDVGMTGTYRSIIGGEVETFLARFLTGRPQPFRAAEGKARFHATELEFSGGRPLSISPYVWEEP from the coding sequence ATGCGGGTTCTTTTCATCGGCGACGTGATGGCCGAGCCCGGCCTCAGGGCCGTGGCCCTCCACCTGCCCGACATCCGGGCCCACTACGACCTGGTCATCGCCAACGGGGAGAACGCCGCCCGGGGAAAGGGCCTGGACAAAAGGGCTTACCGCCGCCTGAGGGAGGCGGGGGTGGACCTCGTCTCCTTAGGCAACCACGCCTGGGACCACAAGGAGGTCTACGAGCTTCTGGAAACGGAGCCCGTGGTGCGGGCCCTGAACTACCCGCCGGGCACCCCGGGGCGGGGGTGGTGGCGCCTCGAGGCGGGGGGTGAGAGCCTCCTCTTCGTCCAGGTCATGGGCCGGGTCTTCATGGACCCCCTGGACGACCCTTTTCGCGCCCTGGACCGCCTCCTTCTGGAGGAGCGGGCGGATTACGTCCTGGTGGAGGTCCACGCGGAGGCCACCAGCGAGAAGATGGCCCTGGCCCACTACCTGGACGGCCGGGTCTCCGCCGTGCTGGGCACCCACACCCACGTCCCCACCCTAGACGCGGGGCCCCTCCCCAAGGGCACCCTCTACCAGACCGACGTGGGCATGACCGGCACCTACCGCTCCATCATCGGGGGGGAGGTGGAGACCTTCCTGGCCCGCTTCCTCACCGGCCGCCCCCAGCCCTTCCGCGCGGCGGAGGGGAAGGCCCGCTTCCACGCCACCGAGCTGGAGTTTTCGGGGGGGCGGCCCCTTTCCATCAGCCCCTACGTGTGGGAGGAGCCGTGA
- a CDS encoding phosphoenolpyruvate carboxylase, producing MREDPFSLLKEEVDLLGRLLGEAIGRVSGERFFALVEEVRLLSKARRQGDEGAGEALLAKAGALSVAEAEALVRAFTHYFHLVNLAEERHRVRVNRLRAEAETPEAPRPEGPLALAQALKARGLSLEEAEAHLNRLELLLTFTAHPTETRRRTLRHHLERIQEVLERGDKEELKARVALLYATEEVRKARPSVEDEIKGGLYYLPTTLWKAVPLLLERLEAAFERVYGKRPRLKSPVRFRSWIGGDRDGNPFVTPEVTAFAAAYARRVAKERYLAELEALVRDLSLSEARLPAPRAVREGGEGVERFPGEPYRRYFAALYGKLEGEALSEEDFARALLQAERGLEEAGLGEVARVFLRPLSARLSAFGLALAPLDLREESGKLLEAAAELLRLGGVHPDFLGLPEEAQEALLTEELKTPRPLLPVGQAPEGEALRVALGALRAWRDRGAHVVSMAHGPRDVLAVFLLAREVGDYRPGKPLPYDVAPLFETLEDLGRAPQVLRRLLQNPVFLAHARGRGGVEVMIGYSDSNKDAGFLAANLALYQAQEALAAVGEEAGLKVHFFHGRGTSTARGGGPAGRAIASLPPRSVGHRLRLTEQGEALADRYGHVELAVRHLEQLLYHFALAALAEGEDPRPSWLEALEEAAALSVERYRALLQAEGFFPFFEHLTPIREIGELPIASRPVYRHGRVRDIRDLRAIPWVMAWTQVRLLLPGWYGLSALEGLPLSLLQEMYRGWPFFATTLESAAMALAKADLGVARLYLRLVPEPLRPLFDRIAEEYRKTVALLEAVFQAPLLHNQKTLERQIALRNPYVDPINLLQVELLRRYRAPGGAEDEALKKALLLSILGVAAGLRNAG from the coding sequence GTGAGGGAAGACCCCTTTTCCCTCCTCAAGGAGGAGGTGGACCTCCTGGGCCGCCTCCTGGGGGAGGCCATCGGGAGGGTCTCGGGGGAGCGGTTTTTTGCCCTGGTGGAGGAGGTGCGCCTCCTCTCCAAGGCCCGCCGCCAGGGGGACGAGGGGGCGGGGGAGGCCCTTTTGGCCAAGGCGGGGGCCCTTTCCGTGGCCGAGGCGGAGGCTTTGGTGCGGGCCTTCACCCACTACTTCCACCTGGTGAACCTGGCGGAGGAGCGCCACCGGGTGCGGGTGAACCGCCTCCGGGCGGAGGCGGAAACCCCGGAGGCCCCAAGGCCCGAGGGGCCTTTGGCCTTAGCCCAGGCCCTGAAGGCCCGGGGGCTTTCCCTGGAGGAGGCGGAGGCCCATCTAAACCGCCTGGAGCTCCTCCTCACCTTCACCGCCCACCCCACGGAGACCCGCCGCCGCACCCTGAGGCACCACCTGGAGAGGATCCAGGAGGTCCTGGAAAGGGGGGATAAGGAGGAGCTCAAGGCCCGGGTGGCCCTCCTCTACGCCACGGAGGAGGTGCGCAAGGCCCGGCCCTCGGTGGAGGACGAGATCAAGGGGGGGCTTTACTACCTGCCCACCACCCTCTGGAAGGCGGTGCCCCTCCTCCTAGAGCGCCTCGAGGCCGCCTTTGAGCGGGTCTACGGGAAAAGGCCCCGCCTGAAAAGCCCCGTGCGCTTCCGGAGCTGGATCGGGGGGGACCGGGACGGGAACCCCTTCGTGACCCCCGAGGTCACGGCCTTCGCCGCGGCCTACGCCCGGCGGGTGGCCAAGGAGCGCTACCTGGCGGAGCTCGAGGCCCTGGTGCGGGACCTCTCCCTCTCCGAGGCCCGCCTTCCCGCGCCCCGGGCGGTGCGGGAAGGGGGGGAGGGGGTGGAGCGCTTTCCCGGGGAGCCCTACCGGCGCTACTTCGCCGCCCTGTACGGCAAGCTTGAGGGGGAGGCCCTTTCCGAAGAGGACTTTGCCCGGGCCCTCCTCCAGGCGGAACGGGGCCTGGAGGAGGCGGGCCTGGGGGAGGTGGCCCGGGTCTTCCTTAGGCCCCTTTCCGCCCGCCTCTCCGCCTTCGGCCTGGCCCTGGCCCCCCTGGACCTTAGGGAGGAGTCGGGGAAGCTCTTGGAGGCCGCGGCCGAGCTCCTCCGGCTTGGGGGGGTGCACCCGGACTTCCTGGGCCTTCCCGAGGAGGCCCAGGAGGCCCTCCTCACGGAGGAGCTCAAGACCCCGCGCCCCCTCCTCCCCGTGGGCCAGGCCCCGGAGGGGGAGGCCTTAAGGGTGGCCCTCGGGGCCCTAAGGGCCTGGCGGGACCGGGGGGCCCACGTGGTCTCCATGGCCCACGGGCCTAGGGATGTCCTCGCGGTCTTCCTCCTCGCCCGGGAGGTGGGGGACTACCGCCCAGGAAAACCCCTCCCCTACGACGTGGCGCCCCTCTTTGAAACCCTGGAGGACCTAGGGCGGGCCCCCCAGGTCCTCCGCCGCCTCCTCCAGAACCCCGTCTTCCTGGCCCACGCCCGGGGGCGGGGCGGGGTGGAGGTGATGATCGGCTACTCCGACTCCAACAAGGACGCGGGCTTCCTGGCGGCCAACCTGGCGCTTTACCAGGCCCAGGAGGCCCTGGCGGCGGTGGGGGAAGAGGCGGGACTTAAGGTCCACTTCTTCCACGGCCGGGGCACCTCCACCGCGAGGGGCGGGGGCCCCGCGGGCCGGGCCATCGCCTCCTTGCCCCCACGGAGCGTGGGCCACCGCCTCCGCCTCACGGAGCAGGGGGAGGCCCTGGCGGACCGCTACGGGCATGTGGAGCTGGCCGTGCGCCACCTGGAGCAGCTCCTCTACCACTTCGCCCTGGCCGCTTTGGCGGAGGGGGAAGACCCCAGGCCCTCCTGGCTCGAGGCCCTGGAGGAGGCCGCCGCCTTAAGCGTGGAGCGCTACCGGGCCCTCCTTCAGGCCGAGGGCTTTTTCCCCTTCTTCGAGCACCTCACCCCCATCCGGGAGATCGGGGAACTCCCCATCGCCAGCCGCCCCGTCTACCGCCACGGCCGGGTGCGGGACATCCGCGACCTCCGGGCCATCCCCTGGGTCATGGCCTGGACCCAGGTGCGGCTCCTCCTCCCCGGCTGGTACGGGCTTTCCGCCCTGGAAGGCCTGCCCCTTTCCCTCCTCCAGGAGATGTACCGGGGCTGGCCCTTCTTCGCCACCACCCTGGAGAGCGCGGCCATGGCCCTGGCCAAGGCGGACCTGGGGGTGGCCCGGCTCTACTTAAGGCTCGTCCCCGAGCCCCTCCGGCCCCTGTTTGACCGGATCGCGGAGGAGTACCGGAAGACGGTGGCCCTTTTGGAGGCCGTCTTCCAGGCCCCCCTTCTCCACAACCAGAAGACCCTGGAGCGCCAGATCGCCCTACGGAACCCCTACGTGGACCCCATCAACCTCCTGCAGGTGGAGCTCCTCCGCCGCTACCGCGCCCCCGGGGGCGCGGAGGACGAGGCCCTGAAAAAGGCCCTCCTCCTCTCCATCCTGGGGGTGGCGGCGGGCCTGAGGAACGCGGGGTAA
- the aroE gene encoding shikimate dehydrogenase: protein MLRLAVLGHPIAHSLSPAMHAWALSALGLRGTYEALDTPPEALSERLQEVRRGYRGVNLTVPLKERALPLLDWVSPEARAIGAVNTVLSAEGHLLGFNTDAPGFLMALEAGGFPLRGPALVLGAGGAGRAVAYALKGAGLEVWVWNRTPERAQALAEEMGLEAVPLEAARAAYLLVNATSVGLGDPGATPLPPGLFPDEGVAVDLVYRPLWTRFLKEAKARGLGVQTGLPMLAWQGALAFRIWTGLLPDPVGMERVALGALGKG, encoded by the coding sequence ATGCTCCGCCTGGCGGTCTTAGGCCACCCCATTGCCCACTCCCTTTCCCCGGCCATGCACGCCTGGGCCCTCTCGGCCTTGGGCCTACGGGGCACCTACGAGGCCCTGGACACCCCTCCGGAGGCCCTTTCCGAGAGGCTTCAGGAGGTCCGCCGGGGGTACAGGGGGGTGAACCTCACCGTGCCCCTCAAGGAAAGGGCCCTGCCCCTTCTGGACTGGGTTTCCCCCGAGGCCCGGGCCATCGGGGCGGTGAACACCGTCCTTTCGGCGGAGGGGCACCTCCTCGGCTTCAACACCGATGCCCCCGGCTTCCTCATGGCCTTGGAGGCCGGGGGCTTTCCCCTAAGGGGCCCGGCCCTGGTCCTGGGGGCGGGGGGGGCGGGGCGGGCGGTGGCCTACGCCCTGAAGGGGGCGGGCCTTGAGGTCTGGGTCTGGAACCGCACCCCGGAGCGCGCCCAGGCCCTGGCGGAGGAGATGGGCCTCGAGGCGGTGCCCCTGGAGGCGGCCCGGGCGGCCTACCTCCTGGTGAACGCCACCTCGGTGGGCCTAGGCGATCCCGGGGCCACCCCCCTCCCCCCGGGGCTCTTTCCGGACGAAGGAGTGGCCGTGGACCTGGTCTACCGCCCCCTTTGGACCCGCTTCCTAAAGGAGGCCAAGGCCCGGGGCCTAGGGGTGCAGACCGGCCTTCCCATGCTGGCCTGGCAGGGGGCCTTGGCCTTCCGGATCTGGACGGGCCTCCTGCCGGACCCCGTGGGCATGGAGCGGGTGGCCCTGGGGGCCTTGGGAAAAGGGTAG
- a CDS encoding type II toxin-antitoxin system VapC family toxin translates to MSKIYWVVDASLALALVLPHPAQKEAEAFWREEAPKGEVWVPRLFAAEVASVLRALVFARRMAQGEAEELLEILLELPDRFAEDEALALRALRWAGALGQKRAYDAFYVALAEEKGAQLLTVDLKLAHALHAQGVPWVRALGEAV, encoded by the coding sequence GTGTCCAAGATCTACTGGGTGGTTGATGCTTCCCTTGCCCTAGCCCTTGTCCTGCCCCATCCGGCCCAGAAGGAGGCGGAGGCCTTCTGGCGGGAGGAGGCTCCAAAAGGTGAGGTGTGGGTGCCCCGGCTTTTTGCCGCGGAAGTGGCCTCGGTTCTCCGTGCCCTGGTGTTTGCCCGCAGGATGGCGCAAGGGGAGGCGGAAGAGCTCTTGGAGATCCTTTTAGAGCTTCCCGACCGCTTCGCCGAGGATGAAGCTCTGGCCCTTCGGGCTTTGCGCTGGGCGGGGGCTTTGGGGCAAAAGCGGGCCTACGACGCCTTTTACGTGGCCTTGGCGGAAGAGAAAGGGGCCCAGCTTTTGACGGTGGATTTGAAACTGGCCCACGCCCTGCACGCCCAGGGGGTGCCCTGGGTTCGGGCTTTAGGGGAGGCCGTATGA